In Streptomyces alboniger, the following are encoded in one genomic region:
- a CDS encoding DUF4349 domain-containing protein produces the protein MHTSSRLTVRALSGLLLAVALALTGCTASGDGDSGGDAKGASAADHAAGPQGPEDADGAQSGKSAKRKPSKLTGPQIIRTARLTVRVGDVPKALEEARAAAEDAGGTVGNESTSRDDEGRERSRLVLRVPQEKYEDVLTALEGTGKLVDRDAKAQDVTAQVIDVESRVKSQRASVARVRELMDRATKLSDVVTLEGELSTRQADLESLLAQRASLRDRTAMATITLSLTEHQGQTDAGDDDPTFGDALGGGWDVFVTGLRWIVIALAAVLPFAAVAALLLLLWLRVVLPRHGRGAP, from the coding sequence ATGCACACGTCCAGCAGGCTCACGGTCCGGGCTCTCTCCGGTTTGCTTCTGGCGGTCGCGCTCGCGCTCACGGGGTGCACCGCGAGCGGCGACGGCGACAGCGGCGGGGACGCCAAGGGGGCCTCGGCGGCCGATCATGCCGCCGGTCCGCAAGGGCCCGAGGACGCGGACGGCGCGCAGTCCGGCAAGTCGGCGAAGCGTAAGCCCTCGAAACTGACTGGCCCTCAGATCATCCGCACCGCGAGGCTCACCGTCCGGGTCGGGGACGTACCGAAGGCGCTGGAGGAGGCCCGCGCGGCGGCCGAGGACGCGGGCGGCACCGTGGGGAACGAGAGCACCTCGCGCGACGACGAGGGCCGCGAGCGCTCCCGCCTGGTGCTGCGCGTTCCGCAGGAGAAGTACGAGGACGTCCTCACCGCACTGGAAGGGACCGGCAAGCTGGTCGACCGCGACGCCAAGGCGCAGGACGTCACCGCCCAGGTCATCGATGTCGAGAGCCGCGTCAAGTCCCAGCGGGCGAGCGTGGCGCGCGTGCGGGAGCTGATGGACAGGGCGACGAAGCTGAGCGATGTGGTCACCCTGGAAGGGGAGTTGAGCACCCGTCAGGCCGACCTGGAGTCGCTGCTCGCGCAGCGGGCCTCGCTGAGGGACCGTACGGCCATGGCGACGATCACGCTGTCGCTGACCGAACACCAAGGGCAGACGGATGCCGGGGACGACGATCCGACGTTCGGGGACGCGCTCGGGGGCGGCTGGGACGTGTTCGTCACCGGACTGCGCTGGATCGTGATCGCACTGGCGGCGGTCCTGCCGTTCGCCGCGGTCGCCGCACTGCTCCTGCTGCTGTGGCTGCGAGTCGTACTCCCCCGCCACGGACGGGGCGCCCCGTAA
- the hemQ gene encoding hydrogen peroxide-dependent heme synthase produces the protein MSDDAPAKTPNAGKKAKDLNEVIRYTLWSVFKLRDVLPEDRAGYADEVQELFDQLAAKDITIRGTYDVSGLRADADVMIWWHAETADELQEAYNLFRRTKLGRALEPVWSNMALHRPAEFNKSHIPAFLADETPRDYVSVYPFVRSYDWYLLPDEDRRRMLADHGKMARGYPDVRANTVASFSLGDYEWLLAFEADELYRIVDLMRHLRASEARMHVREEVPFYTGRRKSVADLVAGLA, from the coding sequence ATGAGTGACGACGCCCCCGCCAAGACCCCGAACGCCGGCAAGAAGGCCAAGGACCTCAACGAGGTCATCCGCTACACCCTGTGGTCGGTCTTCAAGCTGCGTGACGTGCTGCCCGAGGACCGCGCCGGTTACGCCGACGAGGTCCAGGAGCTGTTCGACCAGCTCGCCGCCAAGGACATCACGATCCGCGGCACCTACGACGTCTCCGGCCTGCGCGCCGACGCCGACGTCATGATCTGGTGGCACGCCGAGACCGCCGACGAGCTTCAGGAGGCCTACAACCTCTTCCGGCGCACCAAGCTGGGCCGCGCCCTGGAGCCGGTCTGGTCGAACATGGCGCTGCACCGCCCCGCCGAGTTCAACAAGTCGCACATCCCGGCGTTCCTGGCCGACGAGACGCCGCGCGACTACGTCTCGGTCTACCCCTTCGTGCGCTCCTACGACTGGTACCTGCTGCCCGACGAGGACCGCCGCCGCATGCTCGCCGACCACGGCAAGATGGCCCGCGGCTACCCCGACGTGCGCGCCAACACCGTCGCCTCGTTCTCCCTCGGCGACTACGAGTGGCTGCTCGCCTTCGAGGCCGACGAGCTGTACCGCATCGTCGACCTCATGCGTCACCTGCGCGCCTCCGAGGCCCGGATGCACGTACGCGAAGAGGTGCCGTTCTACACCGGCCGCCGCAAGTCCGTCGCGGACCTCGTGGCGGGCCTGGCGTAA
- a CDS encoding NAD-dependent epimerase/dehydratase family protein gives MRILVLGSTGYLGGHIAERLRALPGVRLLRGGRAPVDDHRIDLATITPDALAEQLGRAAPDAVVNCAGAVGGSPLTLAEVNSRGPAVLCEALRAAVPTARLVHLGSAAEYGPSAIGERTSEDDPARPVTPYGATKLAGTLAVLDTRLDAIVLRVTNPVGPGAPPAALPGRLTAELSHAVARTPHGAVRVGDLSAHRDFVDVRDVAQAVALALALPGRLPRLLNIGSGRAVPVRDLAHGLVAASGFTGDVEEVLAAAGRPAAAPWQCSDVTAAEWELGWQPRFTLRESLAALWAADGAPHLAPITGSPR, from the coding sequence GTGCGCATACTCGTCCTTGGCTCCACCGGATACCTGGGTGGCCACATCGCCGAACGGCTGCGCGCCCTGCCGGGCGTGCGACTGCTCCGCGGCGGCCGTGCCCCCGTCGACGACCACCGGATCGATCTCGCCACCATCACGCCCGACGCGCTCGCCGAACAGCTGGGCCGGGCCGCGCCGGACGCCGTGGTCAACTGCGCCGGCGCCGTCGGCGGCAGCCCGCTCACCCTCGCCGAGGTCAACTCCCGCGGCCCCGCCGTCCTGTGCGAGGCCCTGCGGGCCGCGGTGCCCACCGCCCGACTTGTGCACCTCGGCTCGGCCGCCGAGTACGGACCGAGCGCGATCGGCGAGCGGACCTCCGAGGACGACCCCGCCCGCCCGGTCACCCCGTACGGCGCTACCAAACTGGCCGGCACCCTCGCCGTCCTGGACACGCGGCTCGACGCCATCGTTCTGCGGGTCACCAATCCGGTGGGGCCCGGCGCTCCCCCGGCCGCCCTCCCGGGCCGCCTCACCGCCGAGCTGAGCCACGCCGTCGCCCGGACCCCGCACGGCGCGGTGCGGGTCGGTGACCTCTCGGCGCACCGGGACTTCGTCGACGTACGCGATGTGGCGCAGGCCGTGGCACTCGCGCTGGCCCTGCCCGGGCGGCTGCCGCGGCTGCTCAACATCGGCAGCGGCCGTGCCGTCCCGGTGCGCGACCTGGCACACGGCCTGGTGGCCGCCTCGGGCTTCACCGGGGACGTCGAGGAGGTGCTCGCCGCGGCGGGCCGTCCGGCCGCGGCGCCCTGGCAGTGCTCCGACGTCACCGCCGCGGAGTGGGAGCTGGGCTGGCAGCCGCGGTTCACCCTGCGCGAGTCGCTGGCCGCGCTCTGGGCCGCGGACGGCGCGCCGCACCTCGCGCCGATCACCGGGAGCCCCCGGTGA
- the hemG gene encoding protoporphyrinogen oxidase, translated as MRETDTRTGSGHAVVIGGGIAGLAAAHRLLATDPRTRVTVLEASDRLGGKLRAGEIAGVRVDLGAESMLARRPEAVALARETGLADRLRSPATATAAIWTRGALRPMPKGHVMGVPGAASALYGVLSDEGLRRIERDRELPRTEIGDDVAVGEYVAARLGREVVDRLVEPLLGGVYAGDAYRISMRSAVPQLFEAARTHASLTDGVRDIQARAARNQQTGPVFMGIEGGVGRLPLAVAESVRARGARILTDTPVTELRRAGDRWRVVTASEVYEADAVVLALPAPAAAKLLDAESPAAAAELRGVEYASMALITLAYRRAETDLPEGSGFLVPPVDGRTIKASTFASRKWGWIDRQDPDLLVLRTSVGRYGETEILGRDDADLIALSRHDLREATGLTATPVASRVTRWDDGLPQYPVGHHARVARVRAHVAALPGLAVCGAAYDGVGIPACVASANAAVDQLAGDLAGVEQLTRDPVRSPRGGGGE; from the coding sequence ATGCGCGAAACGGACACACGCACGGGTAGCGGCCACGCCGTCGTCATCGGAGGCGGGATCGCCGGCCTTGCCGCCGCGCACCGCCTGCTCGCCACCGATCCGCGGACCCGCGTGACCGTCCTGGAGGCCTCCGACAGGCTCGGCGGCAAGCTGCGCGCCGGGGAGATCGCGGGGGTCCGCGTCGACCTCGGCGCCGAGTCGATGCTCGCCCGCCGCCCCGAGGCCGTCGCCCTCGCCCGCGAAACAGGTCTCGCCGACCGGCTCCGGTCGCCCGCCACCGCGACCGCCGCGATCTGGACCCGGGGCGCCCTGCGTCCCATGCCCAAGGGGCACGTCATGGGCGTGCCCGGTGCCGCCTCCGCCCTCTACGGGGTCCTCTCCGACGAGGGCCTGCGCCGCATCGAGCGCGACCGCGAACTGCCCCGCACCGAGATCGGCGACGATGTCGCCGTCGGCGAGTACGTCGCCGCGCGCCTGGGCCGCGAGGTCGTCGACCGCCTCGTGGAGCCCCTGCTCGGCGGGGTGTACGCCGGGGACGCCTACCGCATCTCGATGCGCTCGGCCGTCCCGCAGCTCTTCGAGGCCGCCCGCACGCACGCCTCCCTCACGGACGGCGTCCGTGACATCCAGGCCCGCGCCGCGCGGAACCAGCAGACCGGCCCGGTCTTCATGGGCATCGAGGGCGGCGTCGGTCGGCTGCCGCTCGCCGTCGCGGAGTCGGTACGCGCGCGTGGCGCACGAATCCTGACCGACACACCCGTCACAGAGCTGCGGCGCGCCGGTGACCGCTGGCGCGTGGTCACCGCGAGCGAGGTGTACGAAGCCGACGCCGTCGTCCTGGCCCTGCCCGCGCCCGCCGCCGCGAAGCTCCTGGACGCCGAGTCGCCCGCCGCGGCCGCCGAGCTGCGCGGCGTCGAGTACGCCTCCATGGCGCTGATCACGCTCGCGTACAGGCGCGCCGAGACCGACCTCCCCGAAGGCAGCGGTTTCCTCGTGCCGCCCGTGGACGGACGCACCATCAAGGCGTCCACCTTCGCTAGCCGCAAATGGGGCTGGATCGACCGGCAGGACCCGGACCTGCTGGTCCTGCGCACGTCGGTGGGCCGGTACGGGGAGACGGAGATCCTCGGCCGCGACGACGCCGACCTCATCGCCCTCTCCCGCCACGACCTGCGCGAGGCCACCGGTCTCACCGCCACCCCCGTCGCCTCCCGCGTCACCCGCTGGGACGACGGCCTGCCGCAGTACCCCGTCGGCCACCACGCGCGCGTGGCCCGCGTCCGCGCGCACGTCGCCGCGCTGCCCGGTCTCGCGGTCTGCGGAGCCGCGTACGACGGCGTGGGCATCCCCGCGTGCGTCGCGAGCGCCAACGCGGCCGTCGACCAGCTGGCGGGGGACCTCGCCGGTGTGGAGCAGCTCACCCGCGACCCGGTGCGGAGTCCGCGCGGCGGCGGAGGAGAATAG
- a CDS encoding DUF3000 domain-containing protein, with amino-acid sequence MAAAQGQRSDGAGEMDGSEGKVADSAPVPFRAAVEALRGARLRPEIEIDPTRPPQRLAPYAYALEAAVVDGEEDLADGRLVLLHDPAGHDAWQGTFRLVTLVRAELEPEMAADPLLPEVCWSWLTGALHSRGLSVGEASGTVTRAGSHYFGGLSERPPASQIEIRASWTPREGGGGVPDTGAHLAAWCELLCQIAGLPPAGPAGDGSVVSLPQRRGPLSP; translated from the coding sequence ATGGCTGCGGCTCAGGGACAACGGTCGGACGGCGCTGGAGAGATGGACGGTTCGGAGGGGAAGGTGGCGGATTCGGCTCCGGTGCCCTTCCGCGCGGCGGTCGAGGCGCTGCGGGGGGCACGGCTGCGGCCGGAGATCGAGATCGATCCGACGCGGCCGCCGCAGCGGCTCGCGCCCTACGCGTACGCGTTGGAGGCGGCGGTCGTGGACGGCGAGGAGGACCTCGCCGACGGGCGGCTCGTACTGCTCCACGATCCGGCGGGGCACGACGCCTGGCAGGGCACGTTCCGGCTGGTGACGCTCGTGCGGGCGGAGCTGGAGCCGGAGATGGCGGCGGATCCGCTGCTGCCGGAGGTGTGCTGGTCGTGGCTGACCGGGGCACTGCACTCGCGCGGCCTCTCGGTCGGGGAGGCGAGCGGCACGGTGACCCGCGCGGGGTCGCACTACTTCGGGGGGCTCTCGGAGCGCCCGCCCGCCTCGCAGATCGAGATCCGGGCGTCCTGGACTCCCCGGGAGGGGGGCGGCGGGGTGCCGGACACGGGGGCGCATCTGGCGGCGTGGTGCGAGTTGCTCTGCCAGATCGCCGGGCTGCCGCCGGCCGGGCCCGCCGGGGACGGTTCCGTGGTGTCGCTGCCCCAGCGGCGGGGTCCTCTTTCGCCCTGA
- a CDS encoding TIGR04222 domain-containing membrane protein, translating to MFWVPLLLLAWALTGLACGRLCLAASRAATQERAAPPGHELNLYEAAFLSGGPTRVADVTLVAMARARRLLIAHTGWATVVDPVGRDDMERSVLGAIGPAGQARIAPIRRGAAATEAVRALADGLVTAGLAVPAGSASGVAAAVRQVRAATVAVLALGAVAVLMPAQGREAPGQVPVAVWFGLPLLLCAGCLVIARVEVHPYTRWASPAGQRLLGALCTRGDQLTAVAVRGVRAVADPELREAFSGRGRREAAHGGH from the coding sequence ATGTTCTGGGTTCCGCTGCTCCTCCTCGCCTGGGCCCTCACCGGCCTCGCCTGCGGCCGCCTCTGCCTGGCCGCGAGCCGTGCCGCCACCCAGGAGAGGGCGGCGCCGCCCGGTCACGAACTCAACCTCTACGAGGCCGCGTTCCTCTCCGGTGGCCCCACCCGCGTCGCCGACGTCACACTCGTGGCGATGGCGCGGGCGCGCCGGCTGCTGATCGCACACACGGGGTGGGCGACCGTCGTCGATCCGGTGGGCCGCGACGACATGGAGCGCTCCGTGCTCGGTGCGATCGGTCCGGCGGGCCAGGCACGGATAGCCCCGATACGCCGTGGGGCAGCGGCCACCGAGGCCGTGCGGGCGCTCGCGGACGGGCTCGTCACCGCGGGGCTCGCCGTCCCGGCGGGCTCCGCCTCGGGGGTCGCAGCCGCCGTGCGCCAGGTGCGGGCGGCGACGGTGGCGGTGCTCGCGCTCGGCGCCGTGGCGGTCCTCATGCCGGCACAGGGGCGCGAGGCCCCAGGGCAGGTGCCGGTCGCGGTCTGGTTCGGGCTGCCGCTGCTCCTGTGCGCGGGCTGCCTGGTGATCGCCCGCGTCGAGGTCCATCCGTACACGCGGTGGGCGTCCCCCGCCGGTCAGCGGCTCCTGGGCGCGCTGTGCACGCGGGGCGACCAGCTGACCGCGGTGGCCGTGCGCGGGGTCCGCGCGGTCGCCGACCCGGAACTGCGGGAGGCCTTCTCCGGCCGGGGGCGGCGGGAGGCCGCGCACGGGGGGCATTGA
- a CDS encoding FAD-dependent oxidoreductase, which yields MSSTQERLVIIGGDAAGMSAASQARRLRSPDELEIVAFERGRFTSYSACGIPYWVGGAVDERDDLVARTPEEHRERAIDLRMRTEVCRIDVPGRRVLARDLEGGEEYWTAYDKLVIATGARPLRPSLPGIDAPGVHGVQTLGDGQALIDTLERTEDRRTEGRRAVVVGAGYIGVEMAEAMIQRGYDVTVVNRGKEPMSTLDPDMGRLVHDAMTGLGIEMVNDTEVTKILTGDDGRVRAVATENAEYPADVVILGVGVRPETELAREAGLPLGEHGGLLTDLAMRVRGHENIWAGGDCVEVLDLMSGRERHIALGTHANKHGQVIGSNVGGSYATFPGVVGTAVSKVCDLEIARTGLREKDALAAGLRFVSVTIESTSRAGYYPGAALMTVKMLAERRTGKLLGVQIVGREGAGKRVDVAAVALTAGMTVEQMTALDLGYAPPFSPVWDPILVAARKAVAAVRADTASS from the coding sequence ATGAGCAGCACACAAGAGCGACTGGTCATCATCGGAGGCGATGCCGCCGGCATGTCGGCGGCATCGCAGGCGCGCAGGCTCAGGAGCCCGGACGAACTGGAGATCGTCGCGTTCGAGCGCGGCCGCTTCACCTCGTACTCCGCCTGCGGCATCCCCTACTGGGTCGGCGGCGCCGTCGACGAGCGGGACGATCTGGTCGCGCGCACGCCCGAGGAGCACCGGGAGCGCGCGATCGACCTGCGGATGCGCACCGAGGTGTGCCGCATCGACGTGCCGGGGCGGCGCGTGCTCGCGCGTGACCTCGAAGGGGGCGAGGAGTACTGGACGGCGTACGACAAGCTCGTCATCGCCACCGGTGCCCGGCCGTTGCGTCCGTCGCTGCCGGGCATCGACGCGCCCGGCGTGCACGGCGTGCAGACCCTCGGTGACGGCCAGGCCCTGATCGACACCCTGGAGCGCACCGAGGACCGCCGCACCGAGGGCCGCCGCGCCGTGGTCGTCGGCGCGGGCTACATCGGCGTCGAGATGGCCGAGGCGATGATCCAGCGCGGCTATGACGTGACGGTCGTCAACCGCGGCAAGGAGCCGATGTCCACGCTCGACCCGGACATGGGCCGCCTCGTCCACGACGCGATGACGGGCCTCGGCATCGAGATGGTGAACGACACCGAGGTCACCAAGATCCTCACGGGCGACGACGGGCGGGTCAGGGCGGTGGCCACGGAGAACGCCGAGTACCCGGCCGACGTGGTGATCCTCGGGGTCGGCGTACGGCCCGAGACCGAACTGGCGCGCGAGGCGGGGCTGCCGCTCGGCGAGCACGGCGGCCTGCTGACCGACCTCGCGATGCGGGTGCGGGGGCACGAGAACATCTGGGCGGGCGGTGACTGCGTAGAGGTCCTCGACCTGATGTCGGGGCGCGAGCGGCACATCGCGCTCGGCACGCACGCGAACAAGCACGGGCAGGTCATCGGCTCGAACGTGGGCGGGAGTTACGCGACGTTCCCCGGTGTGGTCGGCACGGCCGTCAGCAAGGTGTGCGACCTGGAGATCGCCCGTACGGGGCTGCGCGAGAAGGACGCCCTCGCGGCCGGGCTGCGGTTCGTGTCGGTGACCATCGAGTCGACGAGCCGCGCCGGTTACTACCCGGGCGCGGCCCTGATGACGGTGAAGATGCTCGCCGAGCGGCGCACGGGCAAGCTCCTCGGCGTGCAGATCGTCGGGCGCGAGGGCGCGGGCAAGCGGGTCGACGTGGCGGCGGTCGCGCTGACGGCGGGGATGACGGTGGAACAGATGACGGCACTGGACCTGGGGTACGCGCCGCCGTTCTCCCCGGTGTGGGACCCGATCCTGGTGGCGGCGCGCAAGGCGGTGGCGGCGGTACGGGCGGACACGGCCTCCAGCTGA
- a CDS encoding DUF4142 domain-containing protein, translating into MRSPAINGTGLVVTGLVATLAALLFPLWSYEDRSGTGLDRLNAETVSTDFGPLSALDRDFITKVRLAGLWELPAGQQAEARGTTKAVRTAGEHLVEGHTFLDARVREVATRLGLELPSQPNPQQRRWLAELSRARGETYNQKFANILRRAHGKVFSVVAEVRANTRNALVRTLADDANTTVLDHITVLEDTGLVDFEGIAREAATAGPPPLTRSPAPPGPTTSPDPATPVTPSPTYTLPPAASRPKPEGSDPERPYPDRPNARPQAERYPPVTPRPHSE; encoded by the coding sequence ATGCGATCCCCAGCCATCAACGGAACCGGCCTCGTCGTCACGGGACTCGTCGCGACCCTGGCCGCTCTGCTCTTCCCCCTCTGGTCCTACGAGGACCGCTCGGGCACCGGCCTCGACAGGCTCAACGCCGAGACGGTGTCGACCGACTTCGGGCCACTGTCCGCCCTGGACCGGGACTTCATCACCAAGGTCCGCCTCGCGGGCCTGTGGGAGCTGCCCGCCGGCCAGCAGGCCGAGGCGCGCGGCACGACCAAGGCGGTGCGGACCGCGGGCGAGCACCTCGTCGAGGGCCATACGTTCCTGGACGCGCGCGTACGCGAAGTCGCCACCCGGCTCGGCCTGGAACTGCCCAGCCAGCCGAACCCCCAGCAGCGGCGCTGGCTCGCCGAGTTGAGCCGCGCGCGCGGTGAGACGTACAACCAGAAGTTCGCGAACATTCTGCGCCGCGCGCACGGCAAGGTCTTCTCCGTGGTCGCGGAGGTCCGCGCGAACACCCGCAACGCGCTGGTGCGGACGCTCGCCGACGACGCGAACACCACCGTCCTCGACCACATCACGGTTCTGGAGGACACCGGCCTCGTCGACTTCGAGGGCATAGCCCGCGAGGCGGCCACCGCGGGGCCGCCGCCCCTGACCCGCTCCCCCGCGCCCCCGGGCCCGACCACGTCCCCGGACCCGGCCACGCCGGTCACCCCGTCACCGACATACACGCTGCCGCCCGCCGCGTCCCGCCCGAAACCGGAGGGGTCTGATCCGGAGAGGCCGTATCCAGACAGGCCGAACGCCCGGCCACAAGCGGAACGTTACCCACCCGTCACCCCGCGTCCGCATAGTGAATAA
- a CDS encoding alpha/beta hydrolase yields MRAAAARYGTAGSLVLTALVAAPAGSASATLPTPETHGTSVAAQRAEAAGIRWGTCAKAEHLPPSLQCGTVSVPLDYAHPHGEQIKLTVSRAKAKAKAKGKAAGRAVARQGALVFNPGGPGGSGMYFPMAGVMPEWKRIAAAYDLIGYAPRGVGRSAPLSCQDPKEFGKAPTQAPTHPDEAYKRERVAKAQAYARGCAARNPGLRHYTTLNNARDLDVLRAALGEKKLTFMGASYGTYFGAVYATLFPTHVRRMVFDSAVNPAPAQIWYRNNLDQSAAFERRWADFRAWVAKHDKTYHLGRTPEEVLRNYEKVRAELGRKPAGGKVGQSQLQSAYLQAGYYDDYWPMRAKALSAYLKGDPKPLIEQAAPEPRAAVEQENGNAVYTAVECNDAPWPTDFATWDRDNTLLARVAPFETWDNAWMNLPCAYWSAPRQQPLDVRADDDELAPTLILAAERDAATPYEGARELHRRLRGSVLVTEREAGTHGIGGGANQCVNGHLEAYLLEGRLPGRRAACAPHQEPRPDSAERAAERPRAL; encoded by the coding sequence ATGAGAGCAGCAGCCGCCCGCTATGGAACCGCCGGATCCCTGGTCCTGACCGCCCTCGTCGCCGCCCCCGCGGGAAGCGCGAGCGCCACCCTGCCCACCCCCGAGACGCACGGCACCTCCGTCGCCGCGCAGCGCGCCGAGGCCGCCGGGATCCGCTGGGGCACCTGCGCCAAGGCCGAGCACCTTCCCCCCTCCCTCCAATGCGGCACGGTCTCCGTACCGCTGGACTACGCCCACCCTCATGGCGAGCAGATCAAACTGACCGTCAGCCGCGCCAAGGCGAAGGCGAAGGCGAAGGGGAAGGCCGCGGGCCGGGCCGTCGCGCGCCAGGGTGCGCTCGTCTTCAACCCCGGCGGACCCGGCGGCTCCGGCATGTACTTCCCGATGGCGGGCGTCATGCCCGAGTGGAAGCGCATCGCGGCCGCGTACGACCTGATCGGCTACGCCCCGCGCGGTGTGGGCCGCTCGGCGCCGCTGTCCTGCCAGGACCCCAAGGAGTTCGGCAAGGCCCCCACGCAGGCGCCGACCCACCCCGACGAGGCGTACAAGCGGGAGCGCGTCGCGAAGGCGCAGGCGTACGCGCGCGGGTGCGCCGCCCGCAACCCCGGCCTGCGGCACTACACGACCCTGAACAACGCGCGCGACCTGGACGTGCTGCGGGCCGCGCTCGGCGAGAAGAAGCTGACGTTCATGGGGGCCTCGTACGGCACCTACTTCGGGGCCGTCTACGCGACGCTCTTCCCGACGCACGTGCGCCGCATGGTCTTCGACTCGGCGGTCAACCCCGCCCCGGCGCAGATCTGGTACCGCAACAACCTCGACCAGTCGGCGGCCTTCGAGCGGCGCTGGGCGGACTTCCGCGCCTGGGTGGCCAAGCACGACAAGACGTACCACCTGGGCAGGACGCCGGAGGAGGTCCTGCGCAACTACGAGAAGGTGCGCGCCGAACTGGGCCGCAAGCCCGCAGGCGGAAAGGTCGGCCAGAGCCAGCTCCAGTCCGCGTACCTCCAGGCCGGGTACTACGACGACTACTGGCCGATGCGCGCCAAAGCGCTCTCCGCGTATCTGAAGGGCGACCCGAAGCCGCTGATCGAGCAGGCCGCGCCCGAGCCGCGCGCGGCGGTCGAACAGGAGAACGGCAACGCCGTCTACACGGCCGTGGAGTGCAACGACGCCCCGTGGCCGACGGACTTCGCCACCTGGGACCGCGACAACACGCTCCTCGCGCGCGTAGCGCCCTTCGAGACCTGGGACAACGCCTGGATGAACCTGCCGTGCGCCTACTGGTCCGCGCCCCGGCAGCAGCCGCTCGACGTGCGCGCGGACGACGACGAGCTGGCCCCGACGCTGATCCTCGCCGCCGAGCGCGACGCGGCCACGCCCTACGAGGGGGCGCGCGAGCTGCACCGCAGGCTGCGCGGTTCGGTCCTGGTCACCGAGCGGGAGGCCGGCACCCACGGCATCGGCGGCGGCGCGAACCAGTGCGTCAACGGACACCTGGAGGCGTACCTCCTGGAGGGCAGGCTCCCGGGGCGGCGCGCGGCGTGCGCACCGCACCAGGAGCCCCGGCCGGACTCCGCCGAGCGGGCGGCGGAACGGCCCAGGGCGCTCTGA
- the hemE gene encoding uroporphyrinogen decarboxylase, whose amino-acid sequence MKACRREAVPHTPVWFMRQAGRSLPEYRKVREGTAMLESCMRPDLVTEITLQPVRRHHVDAAIYFSDIVVPLKAIGVDLDIKPGIGPVVENPIRSRADLAQLRDLTPEDVHYVTEAIGMLTGELGATPLIGFAGAPFTLASYLVEGGPSRNHEHTKALMYGDPQLWADLLDRLAEITAAFLKVQIEAGASAVQLFDSWVGALSPADYRRSVMPASAKVFDAVASYGVPRIHFGVGTGELLGLMGEAGADVVGADWRVPMDEAARRVGPGKALQGNLDPAVLFSTREAVEAKTDEVLAAASGLEGHIFNLGHGVLPTTDPEALTRLVEYVHTRTAV is encoded by the coding sequence ATGAAGGCGTGCAGGCGCGAGGCCGTGCCGCACACGCCGGTCTGGTTCATGCGGCAGGCGGGGCGCTCACTGCCCGAGTACCGCAAGGTCCGCGAGGGCACGGCCATGCTGGAGTCCTGCATGCGGCCCGACCTCGTCACCGAGATCACGCTGCAGCCGGTGCGCCGCCATCACGTGGACGCGGCGATCTACTTCAGCGACATCGTGGTCCCGCTGAAGGCGATCGGCGTCGACCTCGACATCAAGCCCGGCATCGGCCCTGTCGTGGAGAACCCCATCCGCTCGCGCGCCGACCTGGCGCAGCTGCGGGACCTCACCCCGGAGGACGTCCACTACGTCACCGAGGCGATCGGGATGCTGACGGGCGAGCTGGGCGCGACGCCGCTCATCGGGTTCGCCGGGGCGCCTTTCACCCTCGCGAGCTACCTCGTCGAGGGCGGCCCGAGCCGCAACCACGAGCACACCAAGGCGCTGATGTACGGCGACCCGCAGCTCTGGGCCGACCTGCTCGACCGGCTCGCCGAGATCACGGCCGCCTTCCTGAAGGTGCAGATCGAGGCCGGCGCGAGCGCCGTGCAGCTCTTCGACTCGTGGGTGGGCGCGCTGTCGCCCGCCGACTACCGGCGCTCGGTGATGCCCGCGTCGGCGAAGGTCTTCGACGCGGTCGCCTCGTACGGCGTGCCCCGGATCCACTTCGGCGTCGGCACGGGCGAGCTGCTCGGGCTGATGGGCGAGGCCGGTGCCGATGTCGTCGGCGCCGACTGGCGGGTGCCGATGGACGAGGCGGCGCGGCGCGTAGGCCCTGGCAAGGCGCTCCAGGGCAACCTCGACCCGGCCGTCCTCTTCTCCACCCGCGAGGCCGTGGAGGCGAAGACGGACGAGGTGCTGGCCGCCGCGAGCGGCCTGGAGGGCCACATCTTCAACCTCGGCCACGGCGTCCTGCCGACCACGGACCCCGAGGCGCTGACCCGACTCGTGGAGTACGTCCATACGCGTACGGCTGTCTGA